From a region of the Candidatus Cloacimonadota bacterium genome:
- a CDS encoding CoA pyrophosphatase — MKNELNEIVKDLPSKPEIMGSRNLQISAVLVPFIRINDEYQLLFEKRADHIRQGSEISFPGGGFEAEYDTNFQDTAIRETCEELGIEPENIRVYKPFETVVVPHGKIIYSFKGEIDSAVLDSMKPNHEVQYAFTVPLKCFLENEPEIYQARSQIFSFKIDSYGNEKILFPAEELGIPNKYQKAWGKRLYPIYVYRVQNEVIWGITGQIIFELMQKLRKAI; from the coding sequence ATGAAAAATGAATTGAATGAAATTGTAAAAGATCTTCCTTCTAAACCGGAAATTATGGGTAGCAGAAACCTTCAAATTTCTGCAGTTCTGGTACCTTTTATCAGAATCAATGATGAATATCAACTTCTCTTTGAAAAACGCGCTGATCATATTCGACAAGGAAGTGAAATATCCTTTCCCGGAGGAGGATTCGAAGCGGAATATGATACAAACTTTCAGGATACAGCGATTCGAGAAACCTGTGAAGAATTGGGAATTGAACCAGAAAACATTAGAGTTTACAAACCATTCGAAACGGTTGTTGTTCCGCATGGAAAGATAATTTATTCCTTCAAAGGAGAAATCGATTCTGCAGTTTTAGATTCGATGAAGCCAAATCATGAAGTGCAATATGCTTTTACAGTTCCCTTAAAATGTTTTCTGGAAAATGAACCGGAAATCTATCAGGCAAGATCTCAGATATTTTCTTTTAAAATCGATTCTTACGGTAATGAAAAGATACTTTTTCCGGCAGAAGAACTTGGCATTCCAAACAAATACCAAAAAGCCTGGGGAAAAAGACTTTATCCTATCTACGTTTACCGTGTACAAAATGAAGTGATCTGGGGAATTACCGGACAGATAATTTTTGAATTGATGCAGAAATTGAGAAAAGCTATTTAA
- a CDS encoding DMT family transporter, whose translation MEKFKAGKMIVYLAATFASLFWGYSYVWFKQVNVVYGPITIITLRLVVATLFLSFLMSLAKKHQKIQSGHWKHFFLLALLQPFLYFFCESVGLTMVTATTASIIVSTIPVFTPIFTHFISREYFGYWVAFGLLLSFVGVTMVVRSDGSGTNSIPGIILMFGAVASAIVYGLTLKSISSEYSSLTIVKYQNMIGLLYFIPIFIFAEGKYFMTIHHNVEAITNIIKLGTMPSTLSFIFITFAIRRIGLINTNIFANLIPVFTAVIAYIVLNDPLPLLKVLGILIVICGLFISQIPQYRKYRKLKKEKKSIK comes from the coding sequence ATGGAAAAATTTAAAGCAGGAAAGATGATAGTTTACCTGGCAGCGACGTTTGCTTCGCTGTTTTGGGGCTATAGTTATGTCTGGTTCAAGCAGGTTAATGTTGTTTACGGTCCTATCACTATCATTACTTTGCGGCTGGTTGTTGCCACGTTATTTCTTTCTTTCCTGATGAGTTTAGCAAAAAAACATCAGAAAATTCAATCAGGCCATTGGAAGCATTTTTTTCTGCTTGCACTGCTGCAGCCTTTTCTCTATTTCTTTTGTGAAAGTGTAGGTCTTACGATGGTTACAGCAACCACAGCTTCGATCATTGTTTCCACTATTCCAGTATTCACACCGATTTTCACCCATTTTATTTCCCGTGAATATTTTGGTTACTGGGTAGCTTTTGGATTATTACTTTCATTTGTGGGTGTAACGATGGTAGTTCGCAGCGATGGATCGGGAACGAATTCTATTCCGGGAATTATTTTGATGTTCGGAGCTGTTGCTTCAGCGATTGTTTATGGACTTACTCTCAAATCAATTTCGAGTGAATATTCATCATTAACGATCGTGAAATACCAAAATATGATCGGACTTCTCTATTTCATTCCTATCTTTATCTTTGCAGAAGGTAAATATTTTATGACAATACACCACAATGTTGAAGCTATTACAAACATTATAAAACTGGGAACGATGCCTTCAACTTTATCATTTATTTTCATTACTTTTGCTATTCGCCGGATCGGACTGATCAATACGAATATATTTGCTAATCTGATTCCCGTTTTTACGGCTGTGATAGCTTATATAGTTTTGAATGATCCACTTCCATTACTAAAAGTTTTAGGAATTCTGATCGTGATTTGTGGTTTGTTTATTTCCCAAATTCCTCAATATAGAAAATACAGGAAATTGAAAAAAGAGAAGAAATCAATTAAATAG
- a CDS encoding ferritin family protein has translation MESRKEVYQLVIQEEIKAQNLYKTLAKALNKTDSEDIFEKLIKIEKIHEEKIIELFNNEFPQQELNIDRNLTPKVENDIDLESPEKALRFAISKEEDAQQIYLELASGAENLKNKELFEKFAADERNHKKLLEDEISRLGGLMTWFDESELNGLMEY, from the coding sequence ATGGAAAGCAGAAAAGAAGTTTATCAACTTGTAATTCAAGAAGAAATCAAAGCACAGAATCTCTACAAAACCTTAGCCAAAGCGTTGAATAAGACAGATTCGGAAGATATCTTTGAAAAGTTGATAAAAATAGAGAAAATCCACGAAGAAAAAATTATTGAGCTCTTTAACAATGAATTCCCTCAGCAGGAATTGAATATCGACAGAAATTTAACACCAAAAGTTGAAAATGATATTGATCTGGAATCACCGGAAAAGGCACTCAGATTTGCAATATCCAAAGAAGAAGATGCACAGCAGATCTATTTGGAACTGGCTTCCGGGGCCGAAAATCTTAAAAACAAAGAACTTTTTGAGAAGTTTGCTGCTGACGAAAGAAATCATAAAAAATTATTGGAAGATGAGATCAGCCGGCTGGGTGGCTTGATGACCTGGTTCGATGAATCTGAATTGAATGGCTTGATGGAATATTAG
- a CDS encoding chalcone isomerase family protein has translation MKKISLILLIVMLGSTCIWALKIGRKILPDTMKAGDIELLLNGAGLRKKFIIKVYAGALYLPAKNSNAAQIAAADEPMAIKMHFIYKAVDPDKLIEAWNTGFAKSDISNLQTEINTFNSYFNKDAVEDDVYDIIYLPGEGTSLFINHELKGTIAGLEFKTALFNIWLSDNTELPKLRDAMLGN, from the coding sequence ATGAAAAAAATCAGCTTAATTTTGTTGATTGTAATGCTTGGTTCCACTTGCATCTGGGCACTCAAAATTGGTAGAAAAATACTTCCCGACACAATGAAAGCAGGTGATATTGAGCTACTTTTAAATGGTGCAGGATTACGTAAGAAATTTATTATCAAAGTATATGCAGGAGCACTTTATCTTCCTGCCAAAAACAGCAATGCAGCACAGATTGCAGCTGCCGATGAGCCGATGGCGATAAAGATGCATTTCATTTATAAAGCTGTTGATCCCGATAAACTGATCGAAGCCTGGAATACAGGCTTTGCCAAAAGCGATATATCGAACCTGCAAACCGAGATTAACACGTTCAATTCCTATTTTAACAAGGATGCTGTAGAAGACGATGTTTATGATATTATTTATCTACCAGGTGAAGGAACATCATTATTCATTAACCATGAACTGAAAGGCACAATTGCAGGCTTGGAATTCAAAACCGCTCTCTTCAACATCTGGCTTTCGGATAATACTGAACTTCCAAAACTGCGCGATGCTATGCTGGGGAATTAG
- a CDS encoding protein phosphatase 2C domain-containing protein: MNLEYSFLCKKGMKRSKNQDSYFVPSKAHNTSEKGMLFAIADGVGGYAAGDVASSICCEMLGRDFYAESEIDSIPHWLNDEIIKINSRILEMGKQEETKRLATTVVSLLIKDELAYLNNVGDSRIYRYKKDKLCQVTEDHSVVWEYYIRNIITKDEIIESRNKHLLTEAIGLNRYPRINSYFLALPREFCFLLCSDGLTDVVTDGQIENVMQEYFEDLDKCTKKLYKLAIENGSRDDVTIIIVRNKN, from the coding sequence ATGAATTTAGAATATTCTTTTTTATGTAAAAAAGGTATGAAACGCTCCAAAAATCAGGATTCATATTTTGTTCCTTCCAAAGCACATAACACATCTGAAAAAGGAATGTTGTTTGCCATAGCAGATGGCGTTGGTGGATATGCAGCAGGAGATGTTGCAAGTAGTATCTGTTGTGAAATGCTGGGAAGAGATTTTTACGCAGAATCAGAGATAGATTCTATTCCCCACTGGTTGAATGATGAGATCATCAAGATAAATTCCCGAATCCTGGAAATGGGCAAGCAGGAAGAAACAAAAAGATTGGCTACGACAGTAGTAAGCCTGCTTATCAAAGATGAACTTGCTTATTTGAACAACGTGGGAGATAGTAGAATTTATCGCTACAAAAAAGATAAACTTTGCCAGGTCACTGAAGACCATTCTGTAGTTTGGGAATATTACATTCGCAACATTATCACCAAAGATGAAATCATCGAAAGCAGGAATAAACATCTTCTCACAGAAGCGATCGGTCTTAATCGCTATCCTCGTATAAATAGCTATTTTCTTGCACTTCCCAGGGAGTTTTGTTTTCTACTCTGTTCTGATGGTCTTACCGATGTTGTTACCGATGGACAGATCGAAAATGTTATGCAAGAATATTTTGAAGATTTGGATAAATGCACCAAAAAACTGTATAAACTTGCTATCGAAAATGGTTCTCGTGACGATGTAACAATTATAATTGTAAGAAATAAAAATTAG